In the genome of Streptomyces sp. NBC_00259, the window CGGCGCGGGTGCTGCTGCAGACGACCGGGCTGCCGGTCACCGAGATCGCGTTCGCGTCCGGCTTCGCCAGCGTGCGGCAGTTCAACGACACGATCCGGCAGATCTACGCCCGTACGCCGAGCGAACTGCGCGCCGAGGCCGGGACGAAGCGCGCCGCGAGCGCCCCCGCGATCCCGCTGCGGCTCGCCCACCGCGGCCCGTACGCGGCCCGGGAGGTCTTCGACCTGCTCGCGCGGGAGGCCACGGACCGTGTCGAGGAGGTCGTCGGCGCGCCCGGCGCGCGTACGTACCGCCGCACGCTGCGGCTGCCGCACGGATCCGGGATCGCCGCCGTGGACGAGCGGTCGGCCGGGCCGTGGCTGGAGGCCCGGATCCATCCGGCCGATCTGCGCGATCTGACCACCGCCGTCCAGCGGCTGCGCCGCCTGTTCGACCTGGACGCCGACCCGTACGCCGTGACAGAGCGCCTGTCCGCCGACCCGGCGCTCGCGCCGCTCGTCGCCGCCCGCCCCGGGCTGCGTTCACCCGGTACCGCCGAGCCCGAGGAGTTCGCGATCCGGACGCTCGTCGGTGCCGAGGAGTCCGCGCGGCTGGTCGAGACGTACGGCAAGATCCTGGACCGGCCCAGCGGCGGGCTCACCCATCTCTTCCCCGAACCGCAGACGCTGACGGACCATCCCGTCGCCGGGCCGCTCGCGGCCGCGCTCGCCGACGGGCGGGTACGGCTCGACCCCGGCGCCGACCGCGACGAGGCCGAGCGCGCCCTGCTCGCCGTGCCCGGCGTGTCCCCCCGGACCGCCGCGCTCATCCGGATGCGCGCCCTCGGCGACCCGGACGTCGCCCCGGACGGCGAGCCCGACGCCGAGCCTGATGCCGAGCCTGACGGCGGGCCCGACTCCGGGCCTGACTCCGGGCCTGACGCCGTGGCCGGCTCCGTGGCCGGCTCCGTGTCCGGCGACGAGGCCTGGCGGCCGTGGCGCTCGTACGCCGTCCGCCATCTCGAAGCCGCCGGCCACTGACCGGCCGTCCCCCGGCAGAGGCGCCTCCTCTTCTAGGGAGAGGGCTCCTCCAGACCCCAGCTGTGGATCTTCCGCGGATGGATGCGGATGACCTCCTCGCTGAAGTGCGGCCCCAGCGCGTGCGGCCCGGTGAGCAGTTCCGCCTCCCCCCGGATGTCGACCCCGCGCACCCGCCACGGCCGCTCGCTCACGATGTCGTCGACGACGAGCGCGACCTTCGGGTTCGCCCGCAGATTGCGCCACTTCTTCGTCTTCCCCATGGCCAGCCCGCCGATCAGGATCGTGCCGTCGTCCTGCGGGAAGAAGCCGACCGGGTTGGCCTGGGGGCGGCCCTCGGGGTCGACGGTCGCCATCCGCCCGAGCCTCTGTGTCCTCAGATACGCGCGCTCCGCCTCGCTGAATTCGGTCATACGGCCAGCATCACGCCCGTACGCCGCCCCCGCATCGGGCGCGGGTCCCGCACCGGGCCGGGACAGGACGTAGGACCGAGGACGGACCACCGCGGCCGCACTCACGCCGGCAGGCCCCAGGGCGCTGCCGGCGCGTTCGGCGTGACCGGCCGGACGACCGGATCCGGGCGGTCGCCGCGCGCGGTGATCAGCGCCGAGTCGCCACGGCGCAGCGCGATGCGCACGGTCCCCTCACCCGCGTCCTCGTACCGCAGGAGGCGCCCCCGACCGTCCCGTACGTCGACCGGGCCCTCGATCCCATGGCGTACGACGCACGGCTCGCCCGCCTCGCTGACCAGCCGCACCCACCGGGTCACGCCGTCCTGGCGCACCGCGCTCAGCAGGAACGCGCCCTGGGTGCGGAAGTCGTGGACCGTCAGGTCCCGCCAGGCGTCCGGGACCGCGGGGAAGACGCGGATGACGTCGCCCCAGGACTGGCAGACCATGTCGTGCACCGACTGGGCCGCCGACAGCGGTGTCTCGATGACCGGACCGGACTCCTTGTACATCGTGTTCGGCCGGATGAAGCGGCGCATCAGCTCGCCCAGGTACCCGAGCGCGTCCTCGCCCTTGCCGAGCAGCGCCGACATCGACGCGGCGCCCGTGAACGTGTAGCCCTGCAGCGCCCCTTCGAAGCTCACCCAGTGGTTCAGTGACGTCTCGATCAGCGCCCGCTCCTCGGCCGTGCGGCCCGTGATCTCGTACAGCGGGTAGACCGCGAGGAGATGGGAGTAGTGACGGTGGGACTTCGCGAAGGGGACCCCGGCGCCGATCATGTAGCCGTTGGCGTCCACCGGGTAGGGAACCAGCTTCGCGAGCACCTCCTCCCAGCGGCCGGACAGCGGGTCCTCGACGCCCAGTTCGCGCGCCGAGTCGAGGAGGGTGCGGCAGCCCCAGCGCAGCAGCATCAGGTCGTAGTTGCAGTCCGGTGCGTCCACGCCGTACTCGGGCGAGAACGTCGCCGGCAGGTGGAGCTTGCCGTCCGCGCCCGGGGTGAGGAAGCGCAGGTAGTAGTTGACGGCCTTGCGCAGCAGCGGGAAGAGGGTGTCGCGCAGGACCGTCCGGTCCATGGTGTGGCGGTAGGACAGCCAGACGTTGTGCAGGGCCCAGACGAGATTGCCGACCTCCGGGGTGGGCGGGTTCCGGCCGGGGATGCCGACGCCGTAGCCGTTGCTCGTGGGGGTGTTCGGGCCGTTGCGCAGACGGATGTCGGTGGTGCGCGGGACACCGGCACAGTCGCCGCGGTAGGCGGGGGCCACTTCGGCGGTCAGCTGGTCCCGGTACTCGCCGAGCGCCCGGGTGACGGCGTCGAGTTCGAGATGGTTCGAGCCGTGGATCAGCCAGTACTCCAGCTGGACGTTGAGGTTCCACCAGGTGGCGGGCCACGGGGTGGGCTCCAGCCAGGGGCCGCACGTCGCCATCACGGGCGCGTCGCGCCGGGCCGCGGACGCCGCCTTGTACAGCTGGATCCAGTAGAACCGCTGCAGCCGTGCGTCCGGCAGCGACAGGAAACTCCTGCGGTAGTAGCGCTGCCACCAGCCGCGGTGCGGCAGCGCGAGGACGTCGTACGGCACCGCCGACGCGCCCCGTACGGACTTCAGCGCCCGCTCGCGCGCCGTCGGCCGGGGGAAGGAGTGCGCGACGGACACGTACAGGGTGCGCCGCTCGCCACGGGTGGTCTCGCCCCAGGCCGTGACGTGCTGCCCGCCCGCGAGCAACGGCTGTACGGCGGCGGTCAGTTCGCCGTGCCGCTCGATCACGGCCGGGGGATTGCCCTGGTAGCCGTCGGGCCGCGGGTGGAACGCGGCGCGCGGGCTGATCGCCTCGGCCGGATGGAAGACCCAGCGGAAGTCCCGCTCACCCGCGCTCGGTTCGATCTCCACGGTGAGCACCGGGGCGGAGGTGTGGACGAAGGCGCGCAGCCGCAGTGTGCCGGCGGTGGTGGTGAGAGTGCCGGTCAGTTCGGCGTCGCGCAGGCCGAGCCGGCAGTCGATTCCGGTGATGGTGCCGACGGGTTCGAGGGTGAAGTGCCCGATGGGCAGCCGTGCGAGACCGAAGAGGGAACCGAACTCGGGCCGCTGGTCCTGTACTTCGGAGTGCTGGACGTTGAAGCGTACGGCTTTCGTCGCCGCGCCGGGTTCGGCGTAGATCCCGGAGCCGAGCAGGCCGTTGCCGAGGTACGGGCCTTCGTACCAGGTCGTCGGCATCCGCTGCCAGACGAGGTCGGCGTCGTCCAGGACCGTGCGCCAGATGTCCTCACGGGGCCCGGCGGCCGCGGCGCCCTGCGCGCCGCCGTCGGCCAGGGGCTCCGCGGCCCGCGCCGGTGCGGACGCGATGCCGGGCCCGACGAGCGCGGCGCCGGCCGCGGCCGCCGTACCGCCGGCGAGAACGGATCTTCTGGACGGGTTGACCATGACGTCATCTCCCATACATCGGAGCTATTCCCTGACGGAAGGTAGGGAAGGGGGAGTTGGGCGTCAAGAGAGGGGGAGAGATCCGATGTGTTGTGGAGTCAGTTCGCCGTTGGGGCTGAAGCCGGGTCAACGCTGGCCAGACCAGGGCGAGTTGCCTCACGGCCCTCGCGCGCGGGGCCCCGACCGCGCCGGGGCGGGCGCCGTGCGCCTACGAGTGCGGGACTCGGACCTGCCGGCCTCCGCCTCGTGTCACGGGGCCGTTCCGTAGCCGGCTACCGCCGACTGCCGTGCCGCGCGCACTTCTCCCGCGCCTGTCGCGTGCGCTTTCCGGTGTGCCCTGCGGGCTACCGTACGTGCCTTCGTGTCACGGGTCGTTCCGTGGGCCGCCGCTGGCTGCCCTGCCGCGCGCACCCGGCTGCGTCCATCGCGCCGGGCCTCGAGCGCCTTCCGGTGTGCCCCGCGGGCTACCGCACGCGCCCCCGCGTCACGGGTCGTTCCGCGGGCCGCCGCCAGGTGTCGTGGCGCGGGCCCCGGGTGTGGAGCGGGCCACCCAGCCCTTCTCGTACGCGTGCCATCCGAGCTGCAGCCGGGTCGTCACACCCGTCAGTTCCATCAGCCCCTTCACCCGTCGCTGCACGGTCCGCAGCCCGAGATCCAGTTGCTTGGCCACGCTCGCGTCCGTCATCCCCGCCAGCAGCAGCGAGAGGATCTCCAGATCCGCGGAGTCCGGGCCCGGCGCCTCCTCCTCGCTCACCGCGGCGCCCGCACCCAGTCGCAGGGGCAGTGCCTCCCGCCACACCGCCTCGAACAGTCCCATCAGCGATTCCAGCAGTCCGCTCGCGTGCACCACCAGCGCCGCCGGTTCCGAGCCCCGCCCGCTCAGCGGGACCATCGCCAGCGTCCGGTCCGCGACGACGAGTTTGGTCGGCACCCGGTCCACGACGCGGACCAGCTCGTCGCGGCCGAGCGAGGCCGCGACCTCGGTGACCCCGGTCGGCAGCGTCAGCACCTCGCGCTCGATGACGATGCGGTACGCCACCCCCCGCCGGGCCGCCGTCTCCTCCGCCTCGTTGTCCATCCCCGACACCGCCACCGGCTTCCCGTTGACCAGCGCGCACACCTCGTCCGTCGCGCCCAGCTGGAGCTGCAGAAAGCGGTGCGCCACCGCGCTCGCGCCGGTGACCACCTCGACCAGGTCGTGCACCGCCGGTTCCGTGGACTCCGCCCGGTACTCCTCGGCGAGCAGCGCCGCCGCCAGCTCCGCCTGCTCCAGCTCATGACGGTGCTGGGTGAGCAGCGCGCCCAGGGCGACACCGGGCGGAGCCGCCACCCAGCGGCCCGCCCTGGCGGACGACTGCGCGGCCAGCCCGTGCTGTTCCAGCACGCGCAGCGCCCGCTCGGTCTCCGGTTCCGCGAGCGCGAGTCGGTGCGCCAGATCGGTGACCTCCGCGGCGCCGAGCGCCACCAGTGCGCGGTACGCCGACTCCTGTCTCGCGTCGAGACCTATCGCTCCCAGCACCCCTGACCCCTCCCCGGACCTGGTGATTCACCCTACGGCGGACATGATCGTGGCGGAAACCGGCCACGGCGTAAACCCGCCGCGCACATCATCCCTGCACCATCCTCCGCTCTGCGAAGGTGGCCGCCACCGCAGCACCAATAGCCACCGGACATGCGGCATTTGCCTGTCTGTGGTCCGGAATCAACTGGGGAGAGCGATGCGTCCGACAATGCGCACGGTCATGGGTGCGGCCACCGCCGCCGTCCTGGCCGCCACCGCGGTCGGTCCGTCCGTGGCCGCCGGGCCGCGGGACGGAGCGGCAGACGGCAGACCCCTGACGGGCAGCCGGGCGGCGGCCGCCGCCGAGGCGCGGTCCGTCACCGTCACGCTCGTCACCGGGGACCGCGTCGTGGTACGCGGCGCCGGCACGGCGAGCCCCGCCGCCGCGGCCCTGCCGCGCGAGGACGGCTCCGTACCGCTGCTGCAGACCCGCCAGTCGGGCAAGGACCTGTACGTCTACCCCGAGGGCGCGGCCGCCGCGCTCGCCGCCGGCCGGGTCGACCAGGAACTGTTCAACGTCACCGGGCTGATCCGCCAGGGCTACGACGACGCGCACAGCACCTCCCTGCCGCTGATCGCCGTCTACGGCACCGACGTCGCCCGCTCCGCCCCGGCGACGCCCCGCGGCGCCGAGCGCTCCCTCGTCCTGGACGCCGTGGACGGCGTCGCGCTGAAGGCCGACAAGAAGCAGGCCGCCGGATTCTGGGCCGACGTCACGAGCCCCCGCTCCCGCGCCTCCGCCGGGCTGACCAAGCTCTGGCTCGACCGCAAGGTGCGGGCCACGCTCGACCGTTCGACGGCGCAGGTCCACGCCCCCGAGGCATGGGCCGCCGGCTACGACGGCAAGGGCACCAAGGTCGCCGTCCTCGACACCGGCGCGGACGCCGAGCACCCCGACCTCAAGGGCCGTATCACCGCCCAGGAGAACTTCACCGACTCCGCGGACGCGGGCGACCGTCAGGGCCACGGCACCCACACCATCTCCACCGTCGGCGGCTCCGGCGCCGCGAGCGGCGGCAGGAAGAAGGGCGTCGCCCCCGGCGCCGAACTCCTCAACGGCAAGGTCCTCAACGACTACGGCAGCGGCGCCACGTCCTGGATCATCGCCGGCATGCAGTGGGCCGTCGACCAGAAGGCCGACGTCGTCTCCATGAGCCTCGGCAGCCAGGTCCCGACCGACTGCACCGACCCGATGAGCGTCGCCGCCGAGCAACTCTCCCAGAGCAACGGCACCTTGTTCGTCGTCGCGGCCGGCAACTCGGGCCCCGCGCTCAACACCGTCTCCTCGCCCGGCTGCGCGCCCGGTGTCCTCACCGTCGGCGCCGTGGACCGCGACGACTCCACCGCGAGCTTCTCCAGCCTCGGCCCGGCCATCGTCTCGCACACCCTCAAGCCCGAGATCGCCGCGCCCGGCGTCGACATCTCCGCCGCCGCGGCGGGCGGCCGCGGCGTCCACGCGTACCGGTCGATGTCCGGTACGTCGATGGCCACCCCGCATGTCGCGGGCGCCGCCGCCATACTCAAGCAGCGCCATCCCGACTGGACCGCCCAGCAGCTCAAGGCCGCGCTCGTGTCGTCGGCGAAGGCCACGATCCCCGGCGACGTACGCGAGACCGGCGCGGGCCGTCTCGACGTCAAGGCCGCCCTCGACACCACCGTCACCGGCGCCCCCGCCGTCCAGGGCGGCACCTTCAACTGGCCCCAGGACAGCAGCGACCGCGCCACCGCCACGCTGCCCTACACCAACCACGCGGCCGCGCCCGTGAAGCTGGACCTCTCCGTCGAGAAGGTCACCGGCAACGACGGCTCACGCATCCGCTCCACCGTCGCCCGGCTGGGCGCGCGCTCCGTCACCGTCCCCGCCGGCGCGACCGTCGAGGTCCCCCTGACCCTGGACCCCGCCGCCCGCCTCGACCGCGCGCAGTACGGCGACGTCACCGGCCGGATCCTCGCGACCGTGCGCGGCGCAGCCGTGGTCTCCACCCCGTTCTCGCTGTACGTCGAACCGGAGACCGTCACCCTGCGCGTCAAGCTCGTCGACCGCGCGGGCAGGCCCGCCGCCGGCGCGTCGTCCCTCGACGTCATCGGCACCGACACCGCCACCGGTGAGCGCCGCTTCAACGACGGCGCCACCGACCAGGTGTACCGGCTGCGCCCCGGCTCGTACTTCCTCTCCGCCTTCGCCGCCGTCACCGGCACCGCCGACGGACAGGACAGCGTCACCTACCTCGGCCGCCCGCAACTGGAGCTGACGAAGGACACGACGGTCGTCCTCGACGCCCGCAAGGCCCACCGGCTGCGGGTGGAGACCGACAAGCCGGGCGAGAACCGCGCCGGCACCCTCGCCTTCGCCCGCTCCTGGGACGACACCTGGCTGCACGCCGGCACGATCACCGGCGGCCGCCAGATCCAGCGGTACTACGCCTCCGTCGACGGACGGGCCACCGACGGCGACTTCGAGTTCGGCAGCTACTGGCGCCGCTACGCCCCGCAGATCGTTGAACTCGCCGTGACCGGCGGCCCCGCGCTGCACCCGCTGACCTCCGGATTCGGCGCGGCGAACCTCGACGGCAGCGGCTCGGCGCGGCTCGTGGACGCCGGATCCGGTACGCCGGAGGAGCTCGCCGCCGCCGGTGCCAAGGGCCGTGTCGTCCTCGTCCGGGTCGCCGACGACAGCACCGTGGTCGGCCGGCAGGCCCAGGACGCCAAGGCCGCCGGCGCCGTCGCGCTGATCGCCCACCGCGCCGCGCCCGGCACCTGGTACCCGTCCGCGGGCTTCCTCGGCGCCCAGCTGCCCGCACTCTCCGTGCCCTCCGACGAGGCCGCCGGTCTGCTGACGCGGCTCGCGGCCGGACCGGTCACGCTGCGCTGGAAGGCCACGGCGAAGAGCCCGTACGTGTACAACCTCGCCTTCCCGGAGGACGGACCGGTCACCTCCGAGCGCACCTACCGGGTCCGTGACGCGAAGCTCGGCGCCACCGAGGCCATGTACCGCGCGATGGGCACACCCGCCGACTACCTCGACAGCGTGTCCGCGGTGCGGCCCGGCAGCGGCCAGCGGATCTACCTCGGCGGACTCGTCGACGTGGTCTCCGCGCCGGGCAGGCGCACCGAGTACCACACGGCCGGGGACACCACCTACGCGCAGACGGTCTCCAGCAGCTTCCCCTGGGGGGAGTTCATGGAGGGCGCCCCGCACACGTACAAGAGCGGCCAGCGGCGCGGCGAGTCGTGGTACGGCGGTGTCGTCGCACCGGCCGCCCCGCGCGACCCGGCCACCGGCGAGCCGGTCCTCGTCGCCGAGCGACAGGGCGATCTGATCGGTGTCGCGACCGCGTTCTGGGGCGACGGCGAACACGCGGGCCAGGCCGGATCGTTCGGCGACATCGGCAACATGACGCTCAAGCGGGACGGCGAGGAGATCGGCGACTCGCCCTACCCGTTCGGGGTCTTCCAGGTGCCGGCGGACGACGCGGCGTACGAACTCGCCCTGAACACCATGAAGGTCGGGCAGCCCGCGGCGGTCTGGAAGCGGTCGACGGAGGTGTCCACGGTCTGGACGTTCCGTTCCGCACGCGACGAGAGCGCGTACTCTCAGGGCATCCCCGTCCTCTTCCCGGTGATCGGGCTTCCCGAGGACGAGCTCAAGACCCTCCCGGCGGCCGACGGCCAGAAGCTCACGCTCCGGGTGTCGGGGCACGCGGGGTACACCCCGGGTGCGCTGGTCTCGGCCAAGCTGTCCTACTCGTACGACGGCGGCACGACCTGGACCGAGGCGAGGACGTCACGGCAGGGCGGCGCCTGGACGGCGAGCGTGGACCACGCCGGCAGGAGCGGCGCGCCCGTGACCCTCAGGACCGAACTCACCGACGCGAACGGCA includes:
- a CDS encoding DNA-3-methyladenine glycosylase 2 family protein, whose product is MRDEDTRYEAVSSRDARFDGEFFFAVRTTGIYCRPSCPAVTPKRENVRFFPTAAAAQGHGFRACRRCRPDAVPGSAEWNVRADVVGRAVRMIGDGVVDREGVPGLAERLGYSARQVQRQLNAELGAGPVALARAQRSHTARVLLQTTGLPVTEIAFASGFASVRQFNDTIRQIYARTPSELRAEAGTKRAASAPAIPLRLAHRGPYAAREVFDLLAREATDRVEEVVGAPGARTYRRTLRLPHGSGIAAVDERSAGPWLEARIHPADLRDLTTAVQRLRRLFDLDADPYAVTERLSADPALAPLVAARPGLRSPGTAEPEEFAIRTLVGAEESARLVETYGKILDRPSGGLTHLFPEPQTLTDHPVAGPLAAALADGRVRLDPGADRDEAERALLAVPGVSPRTAALIRMRALGDPDVAPDGEPDAEPDAEPDGGPDSGPDSGPDAVAGSVAGSVSGDEAWRPWRSYAVRHLEAAGH
- a CDS encoding PPOX class F420-dependent oxidoreductase — encoded protein: MTEFSEAERAYLRTQRLGRMATVDPEGRPQANPVGFFPQDDGTILIGGLAMGKTKKWRNLRANPKVALVVDDIVSERPWRVRGVDIRGEAELLTGPHALGPHFSEEVIRIHPRKIHSWGLEEPSP
- a CDS encoding glycosyl hydrolase family 95 catalytic domain-containing protein, which translates into the protein MGDDVMVNPSRRSVLAGGTAAAAGAALVGPGIASAPARAAEPLADGGAQGAAAAGPREDIWRTVLDDADLVWQRMPTTWYEGPYLGNGLLGSGIYAEPGAATKAVRFNVQHSEVQDQRPEFGSLFGLARLPIGHFTLEPVGTITGIDCRLGLRDAELTGTLTTTAGTLRLRAFVHTSAPVLTVEIEPSAGERDFRWVFHPAEAISPRAAFHPRPDGYQGNPPAVIERHGELTAAVQPLLAGGQHVTAWGETTRGERRTLYVSVAHSFPRPTARERALKSVRGASAVPYDVLALPHRGWWQRYYRRSFLSLPDARLQRFYWIQLYKAASAARRDAPVMATCGPWLEPTPWPATWWNLNVQLEYWLIHGSNHLELDAVTRALGEYRDQLTAEVAPAYRGDCAGVPRTTDIRLRNGPNTPTSNGYGVGIPGRNPPTPEVGNLVWALHNVWLSYRHTMDRTVLRDTLFPLLRKAVNYYLRFLTPGADGKLHLPATFSPEYGVDAPDCNYDLMLLRWGCRTLLDSARELGVEDPLSGRWEEVLAKLVPYPVDANGYMIGAGVPFAKSHRHYSHLLAVYPLYEITGRTAEERALIETSLNHWVSFEGALQGYTFTGAASMSALLGKGEDALGYLGELMRRFIRPNTMYKESGPVIETPLSAAQSVHDMVCQSWGDVIRVFPAVPDAWRDLTVHDFRTQGAFLLSAVRQDGVTRWVRLVSEAGEPCVVRHGIEGPVDVRDGRGRLLRYEDAGEGTVRIALRRGDSALITARGDRPDPVVRPVTPNAPAAPWGLPA
- a CDS encoding helix-turn-helix transcriptional regulator encodes the protein MLGAIGLDARQESAYRALVALGAAEVTDLAHRLALAEPETERALRVLEQHGLAAQSSARAGRWVAAPPGVALGALLTQHRHELEQAELAAALLAEEYRAESTEPAVHDLVEVVTGASAVAHRFLQLQLGATDEVCALVNGKPVAVSGMDNEAEETAARRGVAYRIVIEREVLTLPTGVTEVAASLGRDELVRVVDRVPTKLVVADRTLAMVPLSGRGSEPAALVVHASGLLESLMGLFEAVWREALPLRLGAGAAVSEEEAPGPDSADLEILSLLLAGMTDASVAKQLDLGLRTVQRRVKGLMELTGVTTRLQLGWHAYEKGWVARSTPGARATTPGGGPRNDP
- a CDS encoding S8 family peptidase, producing MRPTMRTVMGAATAAVLAATAVGPSVAAGPRDGAADGRPLTGSRAAAAAEARSVTVTLVTGDRVVVRGAGTASPAAAALPREDGSVPLLQTRQSGKDLYVYPEGAAAALAAGRVDQELFNVTGLIRQGYDDAHSTSLPLIAVYGTDVARSAPATPRGAERSLVLDAVDGVALKADKKQAAGFWADVTSPRSRASAGLTKLWLDRKVRATLDRSTAQVHAPEAWAAGYDGKGTKVAVLDTGADAEHPDLKGRITAQENFTDSADAGDRQGHGTHTISTVGGSGAASGGRKKGVAPGAELLNGKVLNDYGSGATSWIIAGMQWAVDQKADVVSMSLGSQVPTDCTDPMSVAAEQLSQSNGTLFVVAAGNSGPALNTVSSPGCAPGVLTVGAVDRDDSTASFSSLGPAIVSHTLKPEIAAPGVDISAAAAGGRGVHAYRSMSGTSMATPHVAGAAAILKQRHPDWTAQQLKAALVSSAKATIPGDVRETGAGRLDVKAALDTTVTGAPAVQGGTFNWPQDSSDRATATLPYTNHAAAPVKLDLSVEKVTGNDGSRIRSTVARLGARSVTVPAGATVEVPLTLDPAARLDRAQYGDVTGRILATVRGAAVVSTPFSLYVEPETVTLRVKLVDRAGRPAAGASSLDVIGTDTATGERRFNDGATDQVYRLRPGSYFLSAFAAVTGTADGQDSVTYLGRPQLELTKDTTVVLDARKAHRLRVETDKPGENRAGTLAFARSWDDTWLHAGTITGGRQIQRYYASVDGRATDGDFEFGSYWRRYAPQIVELAVTGGPALHPLTSGFGAANLDGSGSARLVDAGSGTPEELAAAGAKGRVVLVRVADDSTVVGRQAQDAKAAGAVALIAHRAAPGTWYPSAGFLGAQLPALSVPSDEAAGLLTRLAAGPVTLRWKATAKSPYVYNLAFPEDGPVTSERTYRVRDAKLGATEAMYRAMGTPADYLDSVSAVRPGSGQRIYLGGLVDVVSAPGRRTEYHTAGDTTYAQTVSSSFPWGEFMEGAPHTYKSGQRRGESWYGGVVAPAAPRDPATGEPVLVAERQGDLIGVATAFWGDGEHAGQAGSFGDIGNMTLKRDGEEIGDSPYPFGVFQVPADDAAYELALNTMKVGQPAAVWKRSTEVSTVWTFRSARDESAYSQGIPVLFPVIGLPEDELKTLPAADGQKLTLRVSGHAGYTPGALVSAKLSYSYDGGTTWTEARTSRQGGAWTASVDHAGRSGAPVTLRTELTDANGNSVTQTVVRAYDVR